In Gemmatimonadota bacterium, the following are encoded in one genomic region:
- a CDS encoding bifunctional (p)ppGpp synthetase/guanosine-3',5'-bis(diphosphate) 3'-pyrophosphohydrolase, with protein sequence MTATVENALTHSSIVPVQVLLEQYAISHPEIDSDEALEAQLDLIERAYHFSTLHHAGQVRKSGEPFMVHCTQVVLTLIGLQLDAVTIAAGLLHDVVEDVEDVTIEQLAAEFGEEVAVLVNGVTKITGLSFRSQEELQAEYFRKMLVSMAKDVRIILIKLADRLHNMRTLSFLEEEKQQRISLETREIYAPLAHRFGMAKIKSELEDLSLKYLSPDVYRDLASKLDQKRAEREKLIDEIRQPIVKALKDAGIDATVNGRAKHFYSIFTKMQRRNRPFEEIYDLLALRVVTDTVPNCYHALGIIHTLYTPIFDRFKDYVSRPKMNMYQSLHTTIIASNGETAEIQIRTREMDRIAEVGIAAHWLYKEGREEVQDGEGREDWLSQALDWQTDMTDPKEFMSYLRMDLYDDAIFVFTPRGDLKELPQGASVLDFAFAIHTDIGLHCSGAKVNGNIAPLAGKLQNGDTVTIFTSPHQTPSSYWLDIVKTTKASSKIRSWFRKATLEQSISLGEDMLDRELKRLKVKRKVADEMEALAKEYGLPDANRLYAAIGRGEYSAAQVAQKLLPEEPSEEEPPRESVLTRFVDRVRRSRGGVKVTGIDNLMIRFAQCCQPVPGDPIIGFITRGRGVTVHNKECANIVDDLERRLEVHWDVEKDQFFIVGLRIFGSDRPGLLNEISRTITDAGINITHAAMDTTDGMADGNFGIEVEHLSQLDRLIVRIKKIKGVDRVERETGVKYGNVSEDVFDHLEQDPGN encoded by the coding sequence ATGACTGCCACGGTTGAAAACGCCCTTACCCACTCCTCGATCGTTCCGGTCCAGGTACTGCTGGAGCAGTACGCCATTTCCCATCCGGAAATCGACTCCGACGAGGCGCTGGAAGCCCAGCTGGACCTCATCGAAAGGGCCTATCATTTCAGCACCCTGCACCACGCCGGCCAGGTCCGCAAGTCGGGCGAGCCCTTCATGGTGCACTGCACGCAGGTGGTGCTTACGCTGATCGGCCTGCAACTGGACGCCGTGACGATCGCGGCGGGGCTCCTGCACGACGTGGTGGAAGACGTGGAAGACGTGACCATCGAACAACTGGCCGCGGAATTCGGCGAGGAAGTGGCCGTCCTGGTGAACGGCGTCACCAAGATCACCGGGCTGTCCTTCAGAAGCCAGGAGGAACTCCAGGCCGAGTACTTCCGCAAGATGCTCGTGTCCATGGCGAAGGACGTGCGCATCATCCTCATCAAGCTCGCGGACCGGCTTCACAACATGAGGACGCTGTCCTTCCTGGAAGAAGAGAAGCAGCAGCGGATTTCCCTCGAAACCCGGGAGATCTACGCGCCGCTCGCCCACCGGTTCGGCATGGCCAAGATCAAGTCCGAACTGGAAGACCTCAGCCTGAAATACCTGTCTCCCGACGTCTACCGGGATCTCGCGAGCAAGCTGGACCAGAAGCGGGCGGAACGGGAGAAGCTGATCGACGAGATCCGCCAGCCCATCGTCAAGGCCCTGAAGGACGCGGGCATCGACGCCACGGTGAACGGCCGGGCCAAACATTTCTACAGCATCTTTACGAAGATGCAGCGTCGCAACCGGCCTTTCGAGGAGATCTACGACCTGCTGGCGCTGCGGGTTGTGACCGACACGGTGCCCAACTGCTACCACGCCCTCGGGATCATCCATACCCTTTACACCCCCATCTTCGATCGCTTCAAAGACTACGTTTCCCGGCCCAAGATGAACATGTACCAATCCCTTCACACCACGATCATCGCCTCCAACGGGGAAACGGCCGAGATCCAGATCCGCACGCGGGAAATGGACCGGATCGCGGAAGTGGGGATCGCCGCCCACTGGCTCTACAAGGAAGGCAGGGAGGAAGTCCAGGACGGTGAGGGCCGTGAAGACTGGCTCAGCCAGGCGCTGGACTGGCAGACCGACATGACCGACCCGAAAGAGTTCATGAGCTACCTCCGCATGGACCTGTACGACGACGCCATCTTCGTCTTCACCCCGCGCGGGGATCTCAAGGAACTGCCGCAGGGCGCCAGCGTGCTGGACTTCGCCTTCGCCATTCACACCGATATCGGACTCCACTGCAGCGGGGCGAAGGTGAACGGCAACATCGCGCCGCTGGCCGGGAAGCTGCAAAACGGCGACACGGTCACTATTTTCACTTCACCGCACCAGACGCCGAGTTCGTACTGGCTGGATATCGTCAAGACCACCAAGGCGTCTTCCAAGATCCGGTCGTGGTTCAGAAAGGCCACGCTGGAACAGAGCATCAGCCTCGGCGAAGACATGCTGGACCGGGAATTGAAACGGCTCAAGGTCAAGCGCAAGGTTGCCGACGAAATGGAGGCCCTCGCGAAAGAATACGGGTTGCCCGATGCGAATCGCCTCTATGCCGCGATCGGACGGGGAGAGTATTCCGCGGCCCAGGTCGCCCAGAAGCTGCTTCCGGAGGAGCCTTCCGAGGAAGAACCGCCCAGGGAGTCGGTGCTGACGCGGTTCGTGGATCGGGTGCGGAGATCCCGGGGCGGGGTCAAAGTCACGGGCATCGACAATCTCATGATCCGCTTCGCGCAGTGCTGCCAGCCTGTCCCGGGAGATCCCATCATCGGCTTCATCACCCGCGGGCGCGGCGTGACGGTGCATAACAAGGAATGCGCGAACATCGTGGACGACCTGGAGCGGCGCCTCGAGGTGCACTGGGACGTGGAGAAGGACCAGTTCTTCATCGTCGGCCTGCGTATCTTCGGTTCCGACCGGCCCGGCCTGCTCAACGAGATCTCCCGGACGATTACCGACGCCGGCATCAACATCACCCATGCCGCGATGGACACCACGGACGGGATGGCGGACGGTAATTTCGGCATCGAGGTGGAACATCTCAGCCAGCTGGACCGGCTGATCGTCCGCATAAAGAAGATCAAGGGCGTGGACCGGGTGGAACGGGAAACGGGCGTGAAGTACGGCAACGTGTCGGAGGACGTCTTCGACCACCTCGAGCAGGATCCCGGCAATTGA
- a CDS encoding histidinol-phosphate transaminase: MTSDEYNGDDPVSRRDFLRGGLMGATGLAAGLGGPAGADTLAAGLHSREAVAAQLEGRRPADVRSVGLEPGQVRLAFNENPLGASPAAIEAVLRYQDWMNRYDYTTTLQQAIIRHHGLDIPRPSGFDFKATGDRHGLMLGVGTTELLQILALQALMKHGEVVEALPSYGQITRVGDELRDAGHAVQARKSPVLPDGNHDLEGMGRQIGDRTGLVIICNPHNPTGALLPHERILDFIDRVPPHVLVAIDEVYVHFVRDPAYRDFIEVAKERENVIVLRTFSKAYGLGGIRVGYAVAHRDVIYRLAPFSMGLLGRNVLSVHAAAAALGDEEHVRRSQQAVWDGNDYLTAELVRLGARVMPSHACFLWADFGRETQRIVRQLWSRRVMVRAGAGQWASPNHIRVSTGSREENEAFIWTLERTLG; the protein is encoded by the coding sequence TTGACCTCTGACGAATACAACGGCGACGATCCCGTGTCGCGCAGAGACTTCCTCCGCGGCGGCCTGATGGGTGCGACCGGATTGGCGGCGGGCCTGGGCGGACCGGCGGGCGCGGACACGTTGGCGGCGGGACTTCATTCAAGGGAAGCGGTTGCGGCCCAGCTTGAGGGCCGTCGTCCAGCGGACGTAAGGAGCGTGGGGCTCGAGCCGGGCCAGGTGCGGCTGGCCTTCAACGAGAATCCCCTGGGCGCCTCCCCCGCGGCCATAGAAGCCGTGCTGAGGTACCAGGACTGGATGAACCGGTACGACTACACGACCACCCTGCAGCAGGCCATCATCCGGCACCACGGCCTGGACATCCCCCGCCCTTCGGGCTTCGATTTCAAGGCCACCGGCGACCGCCACGGCCTGATGCTGGGCGTGGGAACGACCGAGCTGCTCCAGATCCTGGCCCTGCAGGCCCTGATGAAACACGGCGAAGTCGTGGAAGCCCTCCCCTCCTATGGCCAGATCACGCGCGTCGGTGACGAACTCCGTGACGCAGGCCACGCGGTACAGGCGCGCAAGTCGCCCGTCCTGCCCGACGGAAACCACGATCTCGAAGGCATGGGCAGGCAGATCGGCGACCGCACGGGCCTGGTCATCATCTGCAACCCCCACAACCCCACCGGGGCGCTTTTGCCCCATGAACGGATCCTGGATTTCATCGACCGGGTGCCGCCCCACGTCCTCGTGGCCATCGACGAGGTCTATGTGCATTTCGTCCGTGACCCGGCATACCGGGATTTCATCGAGGTCGCGAAGGAACGGGAAAACGTGATCGTGCTTCGGACCTTCTCCAAGGCGTATGGTCTAGGGGGCATCCGCGTGGGCTACGCCGTTGCCCACCGAGACGTGATCTACCGGCTGGCGCCTTTCTCCATGGGCCTCCTGGGCCGGAACGTCCTGTCCGTCCACGCGGCCGCCGCGGCCCTGGGCGACGAGGAGCACGTCCGGCGGTCCCAACAGGCCGTATGGGACGGGAACGACTACCTGACCGCCGAGTTGGTGCGGCTCGGCGCCCGGGTCATGCCCAGCCACGCGTGTTTTCTCTGGGCCGACTTCGGCCGGGAGACGCAGCGCATCGTCCGCCAGCTATGGTCCCGGCGGGTCATGGTCCGCGCGGGCGCCGGCCAGTGGGCCTCACCGAACCACATCCGCGTTTCGACGGGTTCGAGGGAAGAAAATGAAGCCTTCATCTGGACATTGGAACGGACCCTCGGATAA
- a CDS encoding DUF6051 family protein codes for MSGNVYEPDELNRLYRKGGDPVDDGRFRLRRPRFESRWTGLLLPEDRDIEENRGFSYLMVEPVGLPAAGAGEALVIFHGLNEGSYARMLPWSASFALRLGIPVILFPLSFHVGRRSDLWGVQEQTRIASRRAAMTGNGRTSPFNGRISERLDRAPERYCLGGLQSFFDAADLVAHIEAGDHVSCRAGTRVRFLGYSAGGYLALVLLLADPFGRFSNARVALFASGAPLGGIRPESLFIMDYSAAKGLSAYLRSGSFPDGLPLRWLKEVLFHGDALAARMKELQDRLLVVVNPADRVISADQAEWNLLPAPVLRLDLGVHEFPFTTGEPLPDRYDRRAKETRTMIRNLRNAHRIGPEYRSAFDRFIHEVSAFLFPGPSKPA; via the coding sequence TACGAGCCCGATGAGCTGAACCGGCTGTACCGGAAGGGCGGCGATCCGGTCGACGACGGACGCTTCCGGCTGCGCCGCCCGCGTTTCGAGTCCCGCTGGACTGGCCTGCTGCTGCCGGAGGACCGGGACATTGAGGAGAACCGCGGGTTCAGCTACCTCATGGTGGAACCGGTCGGTCTGCCCGCGGCGGGGGCCGGCGAGGCCCTGGTCATCTTCCACGGGCTGAACGAGGGCAGCTACGCCAGGATGCTGCCCTGGTCCGCCAGCTTCGCCCTGCGGCTCGGCATCCCCGTCATCCTCTTCCCCCTGTCCTTCCACGTGGGGAGACGATCGGATCTCTGGGGCGTTCAGGAGCAGACCCGGATCGCCTCCCGCCGCGCCGCCATGACCGGTAACGGCCGGACCAGCCCCTTCAACGGCCGGATCAGCGAAAGGCTGGACCGGGCGCCCGAACGGTACTGCCTGGGCGGGCTGCAGTCCTTCTTCGACGCCGCGGACCTGGTCGCGCACATCGAAGCAGGTGATCATGTATCCTGCAGGGCCGGCACGCGGGTGCGCTTCCTGGGATACTCGGCGGGTGGCTACCTGGCCCTGGTCCTGTTGTTGGCCGATCCCTTCGGCCGGTTCTCCAATGCACGGGTTGCCCTCTTCGCGTCCGGCGCACCCCTCGGCGGCATCCGCCCCGAAAGTCTGTTCATCATGGACTATTCGGCCGCGAAGGGGCTGTCCGCGTATCTTCGTAGCGGGTCATTCCCGGACGGGCTACCGTTGCGCTGGCTGAAGGAGGTGCTGTTTCACGGCGACGCCCTGGCAGCGCGCATGAAAGAACTCCAGGACCGGTTGCTGGTCGTCGTCAATCCCGCCGACCGGGTCATATCGGCCGATCAGGCCGAATGGAACCTGCTTCCAGCACCCGTCCTGCGCCTCGACCTGGGCGTGCACGAGTTCCCCTTCACCACGGGAGAACCCTTGCCGGACCGCTACGACCGGCGCGCAAAGGAGACCCGTACCATGATCAGGAACCTCCGGAACGCCCACCGCATCGGGCCGGAATACCGATCCGCCTTCGATCGATTCATCCACGAAGTGTCGGCTTTCCTGTTCCCGGGCCCGTCAAAACCGGCTTGA